A single window of Vicia villosa cultivar HV-30 ecotype Madison, WI unplaced genomic scaffold, Vvil1.0 ctg.000822F_1_1, whole genome shotgun sequence DNA harbors:
- the LOC131631402 gene encoding magnesium transporter MRS2-2-like, whose amino-acid sequence MTSIVRKTSISPRNSWIKLDINGHSSILDVDKYELMRQVRVDARDLRILDPILAYPSAILGREEVIVINLEHIKAIITAKEVFLLDPTDEDVVPVVRELQRRLFAIDTNQRDDKNSGSLEVEVDEDDDLPFEFRALEIFLEAICSFLDARVADLEMDTYPTLDELTTMISGQNLDKIRKLKNKITRLTARVQKVREEIEHLMDDDEDMADLYLSRKLISALSPISHSGASSPTTKSKSVATYLRDENDVDEIEMLLEAYYMQIDGTLDRLYTLRGYIDDTEDYMNIQIDNIRNQLIQLELFLNSADLSLAFYSVVTGILGMNIQYSWQEDHDYMFKWVCIFTAIAAISIFLIIVGHARKKGLVGFMNS is encoded by the exons ATGACATCAATAGTGAGGAAGACAAGCATATCACCAAGAAACTCTTGGATCAAGCTCGATATTAATGGACATAGTTCCATACTTGATGTAGACAAGTATGAACTTATGCGTCAAGTTCGCGTCGACGCTCGTGATCTTAGAATTCTTGATCCTATCCTGGCTTATCCTTCTGCCATTTTAGGAAGAGAAGAGGTTATTGTTATTAACTTGGAG CATATCAAGGCAATCATCACAGCTAAAGAG gTTTTTTTGCTAGACCCAACAGATGAAGATGTTGTCCCTGTTGTTAGAGAACTACAAAGGAGATTGTTTGCCATTGACACAAATCAGAGAGATGATAAAAATAGTGGTTCACTTGAAGTTGAagtagatgaagatgatg ATTTACCTTTCGAATTCCGAGCATTAGAGATATTTCTTGAAGCAATTTGTAGCTTCCTTGATGCAAGAGTTGCAGATCTGGAGATGGATACTTATCCTACATTAGATGAACTTACTACCATG ATCAGTGGTCAAAATTTGGACAAAATTCGTAAGTTGAAGAATAAAATAACAAGGCTGACTGCTAGAGTTCAAAAG GTAAGAGAAGAGATTGAACACTTAATGGATGATGATGAAGACATGGCTGACTTATACTTATCAAGAAAATTGATATCTGCTTTATCACCTATAAGTCACTCAGGTGCTTCATCTCCCACCACAAAATCCAAAAGTGTGGCAACATATCTTAGAGATGAAAATGATGTGGATGAGATTGAAATGCTACTAGAG GCTTATTACATGCAAATTGATGGAACTTTGGATAGATTGTATACT TTACGAGGATATATTGATGATACTGAAGATTACATGAATATTCAG attgacaACATTCGAAATCAGTTAATTCAG TTAGAGTTATTTCTTAACTCAGCAGATCTTTCCCTTGCATTTTATTCAGTAGTGACTGGAATACTTGGCATGAATATTCAATATTCTTGGCAAGAAGATCATGATTACATGTTCAAATGG gTGTGTATTTTTACAGCAATTGCTGCCATTTCTATATTTCTCATCATAGTTGGCCATGCTCGCAAAAAGGGTTTGGTTGGATTCATGAACAGCTGA